The sequence TGACAAGCCGCTGTCCGGGCCACCGGAGGATCTGGTGATCGAGGCCGACGGCGAGCGCCGGCTGCTGTCGTGGCGCATGAGCCCGGTCAATCACCACGACGGGCGGATCAGCGGCGCGGTCATGGTGCTCCACGACGTCACCGACCAGCGAACCTTCGAGCGCGTGCGCAACGAGTTCGTCTTGCGTGCCTCGCATGAACTGCGCACGCCGGTAACCGGCATGCAGATGGCGTTCAGCCTGCTACGCGAACGGACTCACTACCCGGAAAGCAGCCGTGAAGCCGACCTGTTCAGCACGGTATACGAGGAGATGCAGCGCCTGGTCACGCTGATCAATGACCTGCTGAACTTCTCGCGCTACCAGAGTGGCCAGCAGAAGCTCGAACGGGTTCCCTGCGAACCGGCAGAGCTCCTGGAGCAAGCGCGGCAGCGCTTCCAGCCCACCGCGGCGCAGAACGACATCGACATCAAGCTGGAATTGCAGACACCCCTGCCCAGTCTGCTGCTCGACCGGCAGCAGATGGAGCGGATGCTCGACAACCTGCTCAGCAATGCGCTGCGCCATACGCCGGATGGCGGCGAGATCCGCCTGCTGGCGAGGCATCACGGCGAACGGGTGATCCTCAGCGTCGAAGACAATGGCGAAGGCATTCCCTACAGCCAGCAGGCGCGCATTTTCGAGCCCTTCGTACAGATCGGCCGCCGGCGAGGCGGTGCCGGACTGGGCCTGGCCTTATGCAAAGAGATTGCGCAGCTGCATGGTGGTCGCATCGGCGTGCATTCGCGAATCGGTCACGGCACCATCTTCTATATCGCCCTGCCGATCTGAACCTGCGGGGCTGGAAGAATAACAAGGAGCCCCGATGCCCAGTCGCAACCCCAGCGCCGAACAACTGAAACGCTTCGCCCAGCGGATGCCAGCCGGCGAACCGATCCTCATGCTCAACCTGCTGCGCTTCAACCAGCAAGCGGCTTATCCGGCAGACAGCGACCAAGCCTCATGCAGCGGCCAGGAGGCCTACGCACGCTATAGCCGCACGGCCATACGCAAGGTGCGGGCGGCGGGAGGCGATGTTCAGGTGGCGGCCTCCGCTCAGATGGCATTGATCGGGCCGGAGGAGGAACACTGGGACGAAATGCTGCTGGTGCGCTATCCCTCGCCGGAGGCCTTCCTGGCGATGCTGGCGGACGAGGAATACCGGGCGGCAACCCTCCATCGCACCGCTGCGCTGGCCGACTCGCGGCTGATCGCCTGTTCTCCCCGCGCCTGAGGATGCGTCAGGGCTGCACCGCGAGCGCTGCGAGAATCGCCGCGGTTTCAGCGTCCGGCTCGCCGTCGAAGCGCGTCGGACGGTATTTCATCTGAAACGCCGCGATCACGTTGCGGGTTTCCAGGTCCAGATGGCCGTGGCCAGGCACCTTGTACCCCTGCTTGGCGAGCTGCGCCTGAAACCAGGCGACGTCTGGAAGGTTCGTCGCGAACAGGCTTCGCTGATGCGCAACGGTGGCGGCGTCCGGCCAACGGATCAGGCCGGCATCCGCCAGCCGTTTCCAGGGGAACAGCGGACCGGGATCGACCTTGCGCTGCGGCGCGATATCGCTATGTCCAACGATGGCGCCGGGCTTCAATCCATGCCGCTGCATGATGTCTTTCAGCAGCACGATCAGGGCATCGATCTGCTCGTCTGAATAGGGGTACCAGAGCCGCCCGCGCTCACTCTCGACATAGCCGCGATTGACCAGCTCGATACCGATGGAGCTCGAATTGAGCCAGGTCCGCCCGTCCCATTCGCTTTCACCGGCATGCCAGGCACGTCGGTTCTCGTCCACCAGTCGGTAGATGGTCGCCGGCGCCTCGCCAATCAGGTAATGGCTGCTGACATCGTGACCCTTGAGGATGTCCAGCGAGCGCTGCAAGTCGCTGGAGGTGTAGTGAATGACGATGTACTGCGCCCGGCTGTCCTGGCCCAGTGAGGTATAACGGGTATCGATACGCGGACCACTGGCACAGCCGGCCAGGACGATCATCGCGATCAGGATCAAAGCTCTCATTTGGCACCTCTGTGTCGACAGCGAAATGACGCAGACTGCGGCCTGCTCTCGTGCGGCGCACGCTTGCACAGGCCCGCAGATGGCGCTGGACGGAATGGCTGGAAAGTATAGCGAGACGGTGCGGACGGTCCCAGACCGTTTGGTCAGCCTATCTCGATGCGGTTACGCCCGCCTTCTTTCGCGCAATAGAGCGCACGGTCGGCACGCTCGAACACCTGCTCGGCGGTTTCCTGCGCAGCGAAGCTGGCAATTCCGGCCGAGAGCGTGACCTGGATCCGGGCGCCCTTGAAGTGGAACGGGCAGCTCTCCACCCCGGCTCTCAGGCTATCGAGCAGCCGCTGGCCGGCCTCGAGCGGTGTCTCGGGCAACAGCAGGACGAACTCCTCCCCACCGAAACGCGCGATGAAATCGGTTTTGCGCAACCGCTTGCTCAGCTCGTTGGCGATGATCTTGAGCACTCGATCGCCTGCCAGGTGGCCAAAACTGTCGTTGATGCGCTTGAAATGATCGATGTCCAGCACCGCGAGCAGCAGCAGGCCGCCGTAGCGCTGCTGACGCGCCACCTCCAGCTCCAGGCGCTCGTTCCAGGCGCTCCGATTGGGCAATGCGGTGAGCGGATCGTGCAACGCCTTCTGCCGCTGCTCCTCGAGATGCTCGCGCATGCCGGTGGCCGCCTGCTCCAGGCTGGCAACGCGGCCGACCAAGGTGCTGAGCCGCTCGGCCAACTGCTGCTCGTGCTCGCCGCGCTGGCCCTCGTAGGTATCGACGGTTTCCAGCAGTCCATCGAGCCGGGCCTGAACCGCTTGCTTCAGGCTGGGCAGATCCTTGGCTTCGAGCATGCTGCTCTGCAGGCCATCCACTTGCTGGCGCAACTCCTCATCCAGCGCCTGCGCGGCTTCCTTGCTCTGCACATGCCCTTCTCGGGCCGCGCTGAGGCTGTGCTGCATGGTCGCCAGACGCTCGTTCAGCAGCGTCAGATAGCTCTCGAACTCCCGCTGGCCCTGATCGGCCACCGCGATCATCAACTGCGCCAGATCGTCCAGGACCGGCACCAGCTCATACCAGTTCAAGCCCTTCTCGATCCGCTCACGCAAGCCAGCAGCCTGTAGCTTATGGTGCTCGGGAAGCTGAAGGTCTTCGAGAAGCCCGATCAGGGTCGACTCCACCCGCTCGGCGATGGCGCTGTAGGCCTGCTCCGGCGAGTGGGGCAGCAGATACGGGTCGGCCTGCTGCTCGTGCGTTGCAGCTTCTTGCTCTATCGCGGCAGCCGTTGCTTCGGGCTGCGCTGCAGCCAGGGCTGCGACATCTGCAGGGGCGTCGGATGCCGCGGTGTTGGCAGGCGTGTCAGGCTGAGCCTCCGCCTGCTGTGCGATGTTGGGTTGCGCCTCCGTCACTGTCTGCGGAAGCGACGTTTCATCGACTGGCAGCGGCGGCAGCGGCTCGCTTGCTGGCGTTGCCGCCGTTTCGGCGGCACGTTCACGTTGCCCGAAAAGGCGGCCGAGCAACCCTACGGATGTCGGCGCGTTCCCTTTCTGCGACGTTAGTGCCTGCTGCTGGAATGTCCCAAGGTCTTCCAGCAGTCCAGGCAGCTCGCGCGATTGAGCCGCACGCTCGCCGAGCCCACGCGAAAAGGTTTTCAGTGGCTTGCGAATCTCGCTGGGCAGCGGCAGATCGAGCAATTGTGAAGCCAGCCGATCAAGCGCCTCGGTCAGCCGTTTCAGACGGTCTTGCTTGCTGCGCTCGGTCGCCAGGACTGCACGCTCGAGCCGGGGCACCAGAGCGCCCAGGCGCTCGTCCTGCACCTCGTCGCGCAGCACATCGCGCAGCTCGCGCATGCATTGGTCTACGGCGGGATCGGCACCGTCGACCGCGAAACTGCTGCGTACCAGGCTGCGCCGAAGCAGGTCCAACCGCGTATTCCAACGGTTTTCGAGCTGCTCCTGCTGTTCCAGTGAGTGCAGGTATTTTTCTTTCCAGCGTTGCGCGTCGTCGCTCATCAAGTCCTGTCCGTAGGTACCGGCAATGCGTCAGTGTGCAGGGCCTCAGGCAAGCGAATCTCCACCGCCACCGGCAGGTGGTCGGAACTGGCCTGCGCCAGCACGTCGACGCGCTCCAGCGTCAACGTGGGGCTCAGCAGTATGTGATCGAGACAGCGCTGCGGGCGCCAGCTAGGAAAGGTCGCCTGGATCTGGGGGGCTTGCAGGCCCAGGTCGCGTAACGGCGAATGCTCCAGCAGATCGCTGGCATGGGTGTTCATATCCCCCATCAGCACCTGATGCCGGTAGCCGCCGATCAGCTCGCGAATGTAGGCC comes from Stutzerimonas stutzeri and encodes:
- a CDS encoding DUF1330 domain-containing protein, with protein sequence MPSRNPSAEQLKRFAQRMPAGEPILMLNLLRFNQQAAYPADSDQASCSGQEAYARYSRTAIRKVRAAGGDVQVAASAQMALIGPEEEHWDEMLLVRYPSPEAFLAMLADEEYRAATLHRTAALADSRLIACSPRA
- a CDS encoding N-acetylmuramoyl-L-alanine amidase, whose product is MRALILIAMIVLAGCASGPRIDTRYTSLGQDSRAQYIVIHYTSSDLQRSLDILKGHDVSSHYLIGEAPATIYRLVDENRRAWHAGESEWDGRTWLNSSSIGIELVNRGYVESERGRLWYPYSDEQIDALIVLLKDIMQRHGLKPGAIVGHSDIAPQRKVDPGPLFPWKRLADAGLIRWPDAATVAHQRSLFATNLPDVAWFQAQLAKQGYKVPGHGHLDLETRNVIAAFQMKYRPTRFDGEPDAETAAILAALAVQP
- a CDS encoding GGDEF domain-containing protein; this encodes MSDDAQRWKEKYLHSLEQQEQLENRWNTRLDLLRRSLVRSSFAVDGADPAVDQCMRELRDVLRDEVQDERLGALVPRLERAVLATERSKQDRLKRLTEALDRLASQLLDLPLPSEIRKPLKTFSRGLGERAAQSRELPGLLEDLGTFQQQALTSQKGNAPTSVGLLGRLFGQRERAAETAATPASEPLPPLPVDETSLPQTVTEAQPNIAQQAEAQPDTPANTAASDAPADVAALAAAQPEATAAAIEQEAATHEQQADPYLLPHSPEQAYSAIAERVESTLIGLLEDLQLPEHHKLQAAGLRERIEKGLNWYELVPVLDDLAQLMIAVADQGQREFESYLTLLNERLATMQHSLSAAREGHVQSKEAAQALDEELRQQVDGLQSSMLEAKDLPSLKQAVQARLDGLLETVDTYEGQRGEHEQQLAERLSTLVGRVASLEQAATGMREHLEEQRQKALHDPLTALPNRSAWNERLELEVARQQRYGGLLLLAVLDIDHFKRINDSFGHLAGDRVLKIIANELSKRLRKTDFIARFGGEEFVLLLPETPLEAGQRLLDSLRAGVESCPFHFKGARIQVTLSAGIASFAAQETAEQVFERADRALYCAKEGGRNRIEIG